From one Bordetella genomosp. 9 genomic stretch:
- a CDS encoding PqiC family protein: protein MNRAFGLLLAPTLIAAALAGCAASPPVNYYTLLTPETAAAQAPRDGQPPYLLEVLPVTVPSQADQPQIMMRQSDGAVSAYYSDRWTAPLPDEIRGALSYNLVRDLGVLDVQTLSAPSDAAMWRVQVDVQRFDAAAGGSAVLDATWRVRPVNLQGRGLLCRSVIRMPLGGSSPGNAVAAQQKATVALAATIASAIRSGGAQATAADAAVQLQGCTNA from the coding sequence ATGAATCGCGCCTTTGGACTTTTGCTCGCACCCACCCTGATCGCGGCGGCGCTGGCCGGGTGCGCCGCGTCGCCGCCGGTGAATTACTACACGCTGCTGACGCCCGAGACCGCGGCCGCGCAGGCGCCGCGCGATGGCCAGCCGCCATATCTGCTGGAAGTCCTGCCCGTGACGGTCCCGTCGCAGGCCGACCAGCCGCAGATCATGATGCGGCAATCCGATGGCGCGGTGTCGGCGTATTACTCGGATCGTTGGACGGCGCCCTTGCCGGACGAAATACGCGGCGCGCTCTCGTACAACCTGGTGCGGGACCTGGGCGTGCTGGACGTGCAGACCCTCAGTGCGCCCAGCGACGCCGCCATGTGGCGGGTCCAGGTGGACGTACAGCGCTTTGACGCCGCCGCTGGCGGATCCGCGGTGCTGGATGCCACCTGGCGGGTGCGTCCCGTGAACCTGCAGGGACGCGGGCTGCTGTGCCGCAGCGTGATCCGCATGCCGCTCGGCGGGTCGTCACCCGGCAATGCCGTGGCCGCGCAGCAAAAGGCCACCGTGGCGCTGGCGGCGACCATCGCCAGCGCGATCCGGTCCGGCGGCGCGCAGGCGACCGCGGCCGATGCCGCCGTGCAG
- a CDS encoding PqiB family protein — MSDPASSGDNQQIRTPVVNRRKRRISWIWLVPFVAAIAGLSLVARTWFETGPTVTITFKTAEGLEVGKTQVRYKDVNIGTVRSIRLSEDRANVVVKAELVKDAASIAREGTQFWVVRPRLGVSGVSGLGTLLSGAYIGVDATTGKDASGKPLPDEEKTEFVGLETPPEVTHDRPGKRFTVRATDLGSLDVGSPVYYRRISVGQVIGYQLDPTGHFVNIQVFVDAPYDKFVMADTHFWNASGVDFTLNADGLKVRTQSLLSVAVGGIAFAQSDDNPSAMLAKADTVFTLYGTQAAAEATPDGDPFPVVMRFDQSIRGLSVGAPIDFNGIQLGQVDSITMDFDRNSKRFFALVHANLFPQRLGPVYERVKEFSEQEDKEVEGTKVIHPGGRLLGAMVQHGLRAQLRSSNLLTGQLYVALDVFPNAKPVRFEMQSPASIPTQPGNLDQLQQQISNIATKLDKIPFDRIGMDLQRTLEGSARLMNKLDKQVAPQAEALLKQANKSLADLGNLLAPDSALPVNAQRAMEELSRAARSLRALADYLQTNPEALLRGRGPDPLPNYGATRSPR, encoded by the coding sequence ATGTCCGACCCAGCATCGTCCGGAGACAATCAGCAGATCCGGACTCCGGTGGTCAACCGGCGCAAGCGCCGAATTTCGTGGATCTGGCTAGTCCCCTTCGTTGCCGCCATCGCGGGCCTGTCCCTGGTGGCACGTACCTGGTTCGAAACCGGACCGACGGTGACCATCACCTTCAAGACGGCGGAAGGCCTGGAGGTCGGCAAGACGCAGGTGCGCTACAAGGACGTCAACATCGGTACGGTCCGCAGCATACGGCTCAGCGAAGACCGGGCGAATGTCGTCGTGAAGGCGGAATTGGTCAAGGACGCGGCCAGCATTGCGCGCGAAGGCACGCAATTCTGGGTGGTGCGGCCGCGCCTGGGCGTCAGCGGGGTTTCCGGGCTGGGCACGCTGCTGTCCGGCGCGTATATCGGCGTGGATGCCACCACCGGCAAGGACGCCAGCGGCAAACCGCTGCCGGACGAGGAGAAAACCGAGTTCGTCGGCCTGGAGACGCCGCCCGAAGTGACGCACGATCGCCCGGGCAAGCGGTTCACGGTGCGGGCCACGGACCTGGGGTCGCTGGACGTCGGGTCGCCCGTGTATTACCGCCGCATCAGTGTGGGGCAGGTGATCGGATACCAGTTGGATCCGACCGGGCATTTCGTCAACATCCAGGTGTTCGTCGACGCGCCGTACGACAAATTCGTGATGGCCGACACGCATTTCTGGAATGCCAGCGGGGTGGATTTCACCCTCAATGCCGACGGCCTGAAGGTACGCACGCAGTCGTTGCTTTCGGTGGCGGTGGGCGGCATCGCCTTCGCGCAATCGGACGACAATCCCAGCGCCATGCTCGCCAAGGCAGACACTGTGTTTACGCTTTACGGCACGCAGGCCGCCGCGGAAGCAACGCCGGATGGCGATCCTTTCCCTGTGGTCATGCGTTTCGATCAGTCCATACGCGGGCTGAGCGTGGGCGCGCCGATCGACTTCAACGGCATCCAGTTGGGTCAGGTCGATTCCATCACGATGGACTTCGACAGGAATTCCAAGCGCTTCTTCGCGCTGGTCCATGCCAATCTGTTCCCGCAGCGCCTGGGGCCTGTCTACGAAAGGGTGAAGGAGTTCTCCGAGCAGGAAGACAAGGAAGTCGAAGGCACGAAGGTGATCCATCCGGGAGGCCGCTTGCTCGGGGCGATGGTGCAGCACGGCTTGCGCGCGCAATTGCGCAGCTCGAACCTGCTGACGGGGCAGCTGTATGTGGCGTTGGATGTATTCCCCAACGCCAAACCGGTCAGATTCGAGATGCAATCGCCGGCCAGCATTCCTACGCAGCCCGGCAATCTCGACCAGCTGCAACAACAGATATCCAACATCGCCACCAAGCTGGATAAGATTCCTTTCGACAGAATAGGGATGGATCTGCAACGCACGCTGGAAGGCTCGGCCCGCCTCATGAACAAGCTGGACAAGCAGGTGGCGCCGCAGGCCGAGGCGCTGCTGAAGCAGGCCAACAAGTCGCTGGCGGATCTGGGCAATCTGCTGGCGCCCGACTCGGCCCTGCCGGTCAACGCCCAGCGCGCGATGGAAGAACTGTCGCGGGCGGCGCGGTCGCTGCGCGCCTTGGCGGATTATCTGCAGACGAATCCCGAAGCGCTGCTGCGCGGCCGCGGGCCGGATCCTCTGCCCAACTACGGTGCCACCAGGAGCCCTCGATGA